ATGATCGAGGCGAGGCCGGGATGGTCCGGTCTCTACGCGCCCGCAGGAGGAGCAGCAATGAACCATTTTGCAGGACTCGACGTGTCGTTGGAGTGGACGAGCGTGTGCGTGGTGGACGCGGAGGGCGGGATCGTCCGGGAGGCGAAGGTCGCGAGCGAACCCGCGGCCCTCGCGGCGTTCTTCACCGGGCTGGACTTCGGCGTGACGCGCATCTGCCTCGAGGCGGGGCCGCTGTCTCAGTGGCTCCATGACGGCCTGGCCGAGGCCGGGCTCCCGGTGGTTTGCGCCGAGACGCGGCAGCTGAAGGCGGTGCTCTCGGCGACGGTGAACAAGAGCGACCGCGACGACGCGCGCGGGATCGCCCAGCTGGTTCGCGCGAACCTGATTCGCCCGGTGCACGTGAAGACGGTGTCGAGCCAGGAGAAACGCATGCTCCTCGCCAACCGAAAGTTCATGCTGAAGCAGCTGTGCGACGCCGAAGCCCAGATCCGGGGCACGCTGCGCAACTTCGGGCTGAAGATGGGCAAGGTCACCCGCCGCGGGCTGGAGGCGCGGGTAGGGGGTCTGGTCGCGGATCGCCCGGAGCTGGCGCGCCTGGTGGCGCCGATGCTGCGGGCTCGCTCTGCGTTGCTGGCGGAATACGTCCGGCTGCACAGGATGATGCTGGAGGCGGTACGCGTCGACCCGGTCTGCCGTCGCCTGATGACGGTTCCCGGCGTGGGTCCGGTGACGGCGCTCACCTTCCGGGCGAGCGTCGACGTGCCATCGCGTTTTGCGCGCTCGCGCTCGGTGGGCGCGCACTTCGGGCTTGCGCCTCGCAAGTGGCAATCCGGAGAGGTCGACCGAACGGGAAGAATCTCCAGGTGCGGCGACGCGATGATGCGCACGGCGCTCTACGAAGCCGCTAACGCCTTGCTCGGGCGCACGACGCGGTGGTCGTGGCTGAAAGCCTGGGCGATGGGTGTGGCGAAGCGTCGCGGCAAGGCGCGCGCGAAGGTTGCGCTCGCCCGCCGGCTCGGCGTCATCATGCACCGCATGTGGATGGACGGCACCGAGTTCCGCTGGAAACGCGACGGCGTGGATGAAGTAGCCGCCTGACGTCGGGAATCCAGGAGGAGAAGAATCCGAAAACCAAGGTAGCTTCCGCTCTGGCGGAGGATGCCCCCGTGGGGACGAGGGACGAGGTGAGTTCGCATCCGGCCTAGCTCCGCTCCGTCGGTGACGGTGCGAGAGCGTTCGAGAGATTGTTCCACCTCGTTCTCCGATCCCATCCTGTTGACGGCCCCGGACCGGGAGCCGATCACGTAGAGAAGCGAGACCCCCATGGAGCATCGTCTGAAGCCAAAGGCGGAACAGATCTGGAAAAACCAGGGCAGAGGAACTTGACTTGCTCGTCCCGATTAGAGAAGGGGGAGGTTCTTCTTGCGCAGCCTGAGTACCCAACCGATAAAGCCGTCTCGAAGGAGCAGTTTACATGCGACGGTGCTGAAGCCGAGCATGGCAACCGGCCGCCTCTGGATGCCGACGAGGGTTTTGTAGCCGATGTAGTGGATATAGTAGTAGCGGGCGACGAACCCGTTCCACCGCCTTCTCTCGCGAAAAGCGGAGATGGAATGGCAGTCGGGGGCGAAAATCTATCTTTCTTACATAATCGAACAGCCCACGATCATTTTTTCCCCGTAGAGTAGCCCACCTTCTTGTGGAGCGATTTCAAGAGAGCCAGCGGGTGGATGTTCTCCATCGTCTGGGTTTTCCCCCGGTACGCATAATCCCTGAGCGCCTGATAGTAACTCTCCGTATCCGGACCACGAAATCCCGGAGGATTTGATTCAAGGACTCATCGTACGGACAGCATATGCAACAGACCCAGGGAAACTTCGCGGAAAGGGCGACGATCCGGCAATCCTTACGGCTGCCGGTGCGCGCCGAATGCGCCGACGAAGCTCTGTCTCGCACCGTCCTCGGTGCCGGAAACGCCGAAGATGCCGGCGGCCGAGCCGGGGTATCGCATGGCGGCCGCGCCCGGCGCCCCGGGACCGTAGAACCGCCCGCCCCAGCCTCCGTTATAGGGGTAGACCGGCGTCGTCGCCGCCGGGTCCTCCGCCGCACCCATCCTGGCCGCGCCCCGGAAATGCCCCGACTCCGCGTCCGTATAGCCCAGAAGCTCGGCCTCGATCAGGATGATGGAATCCGGCACGG
The Deltaproteobacteria bacterium genome window above contains:
- a CDS encoding IS110 family transposase codes for the protein MNHFAGLDVSLEWTSVCVVDAEGGIVREAKVASEPAALAAFFTGLDFGVTRICLEAGPLSQWLHDGLAEAGLPVVCAETRQLKAVLSATVNKSDRDDARGIAQLVRANLIRPVHVKTVSSQEKRMLLANRKFMLKQLCDAEAQIRGTLRNFGLKMGKVTRRGLEARVGGLVADRPELARLVAPMLRARSALLAEYVRLHRMMLEAVRVDPVCRRLMTVPGVGPVTALTFRASVDVPSRFARSRSVGAHFGLAPRKWQSGEVDRTGRISRCGDAMMRTALYEAANALLGRTTRWSWLKAWAMGVAKRRGKARAKVALARRLGVIMHRMWMDGTEFRWKRDGVDEVAA